In a genomic window of Polycladomyces abyssicola:
- a CDS encoding GIY-YIG nuclease family protein translates to MSAKPYVVYVLECADGTFYTGITTDLNRRLRQHESGEGAKYTRGRGPFIVRWVETGPDRSWALKREREIKRMSRRQKERLMYGMEV, encoded by the coding sequence ATGAGCGCGAAACCGTATGTGGTATATGTGTTGGAATGTGCGGACGGCACATTTTACACGGGGATCACCACCGATTTGAATCGTCGCCTTCGTCAGCATGAATCGGGTGAAGGAGCCAAGTATACCCGCGGCAGGGGACCGTTTATCGTCAGATGGGTGGAAACGGGGCCGGATCGGTCATGGGCGCTCAAGCGGGAGAGGGAGATCAAACGGATGAGCCGTAGGCAAAAAGAACGGCTCATGTATGGAATGGAGGTGTGA
- a CDS encoding DNA double-strand break repair nuclease NurA produces the protein MLPVSDVLKRKLQETNRELRKAYPSEAFEYTAIRRRLQNVGDFVSVSRLEDTEFVRWLGDRTLVGVDGSVNSTPGSHPRTLSVFQALAKGTKGEEYWAGDVYTPLLTNGEDEADAAREARHRGALLSRLEMQAAIYAVENWQPRVVMMDGSLLHFLIDDAEEWTRLARLAESADVLLVGVSEEIGTKSLAREVFPDYPAWTDREVFYGTLKPGEAFEWAGWSPAGSGLWKVILRSSRSPQPIGIDGLLSQAAHKWDLVRLVRTLTPEQGRGIPLWLDIVDAEVRVTDRLVEAMVEEYIDPDLRHRLFLPKRSERVL, from the coding sequence ATGCTCCCCGTATCGGACGTGTTGAAACGTAAACTGCAGGAAACCAACCGGGAACTGCGCAAGGCCTATCCGAGTGAAGCGTTTGAGTACACAGCCATTCGACGCCGTTTGCAAAACGTGGGGGATTTTGTCTCCGTCTCCAGGCTGGAAGATACGGAATTCGTCCGGTGGTTGGGGGATCGTACACTGGTGGGTGTGGACGGTTCCGTCAACTCCACGCCGGGCAGTCATCCCCGGACATTGTCGGTGTTTCAGGCATTGGCCAAGGGAACCAAAGGAGAGGAATACTGGGCGGGGGACGTCTATACACCGCTCTTGACGAACGGTGAAGACGAAGCGGATGCTGCGCGGGAAGCGCGCCACCGGGGAGCACTTCTGTCTAGGCTGGAGATGCAGGCTGCGATATATGCCGTGGAGAACTGGCAGCCCAGGGTCGTGATGATGGACGGTTCTCTGCTTCATTTTTTGATCGATGACGCAGAAGAATGGACCCGGTTGGCTCGACTTGCGGAATCTGCGGACGTGTTGTTGGTGGGGGTTTCAGAAGAAATTGGCACCAAGAGTTTGGCACGTGAGGTGTTCCCCGATTATCCCGCATGGACGGATCGTGAGGTGTTTTATGGGACGCTGAAACCCGGAGAGGCATTTGAATGGGCGGGTTGGAGTCCTGCGGGCAGCGGGTTGTGGAAAGTGATCCTCCGTTCGTCCCGGAGTCCGCAACCGATCGGGATCGACGGGCTGTTGTCGCAAGCAGCGCACAAATGGGATCTGGTTCGGCTGGTCCGTACGTTGACCCCGGAGCAGGGGAGGGGAATCCCGTTGTGGCTCGATATCGTCGATGCCGAGGTGCGGGTGACGGACCGGTTGGTGGAGGCGATGGTGGAGGAGTATATCGATCCTGATTTGCGCCATCGATTGTTTTTGCCCAAACGCAGCGAACGCGTGTTGTGA
- a CDS encoding PSP1 domain-containing protein yields the protein MLAVVGVRFRQAGKIYYFDPGDHPIRRGDHVIVETVRGIEYGKVVVGKRFVSEDEVVLPLKKVIRIADDRDAEVMKANRESAKEAMVICAEKIRQHGLGMKLVDAEYTFDRNKIIFYFTADGRVDFRELVRDLAAVFRTRIELRQIGVRDEAKMLGGIGPCGRILCCSSFLGDFEPVSIKMAKDQNLSLNPAKISGLCGRLMCCLKFENEHYEMAKRNMPDIGARVKTPEGEGKVVVLNMLERKVQVELTESGRKVEHPAEEVTVVR from the coding sequence ATGTTGGCAGTCGTAGGAGTCCGCTTCAGGCAAGCGGGTAAGATATACTACTTTGATCCCGGCGACCATCCGATCCGCCGCGGTGACCACGTCATCGTGGAAACCGTTCGCGGGATCGAATACGGCAAGGTGGTCGTCGGAAAACGGTTTGTGTCGGAAGATGAAGTGGTATTGCCGTTGAAAAAGGTGATTCGCATCGCCGACGATCGGGATGCTGAAGTGATGAAGGCCAATCGTGAATCGGCCAAGGAAGCGATGGTCATTTGTGCGGAGAAAATCCGCCAGCACGGGTTGGGAATGAAGTTGGTGGATGCGGAATACACCTTTGACCGCAACAAGATCATTTTTTATTTTACGGCCGACGGACGTGTTGATTTTCGTGAGTTGGTTCGCGATTTGGCCGCTGTTTTTCGCACGCGGATCGAATTGCGTCAAATCGGGGTCCGTGACGAAGCCAAAATGTTGGGTGGAATCGGACCTTGCGGCCGTATTTTGTGTTGTTCTTCCTTTCTCGGTGATTTTGAACCCGTTTCAATCAAAATGGCCAAGGATCAGAATCTGTCACTCAATCCGGCGAAGATATCCGGGTTGTGTGGCAGGTTGATGTGTTGTCTCAAGTTCGAAAATGAACATTATGAAATGGCCAAACGCAATATGCCCGACATCGGGGCGCGGGTAAAAACCCCCGAAGGCGAAGGAAAAGTAGTCGTTCTCAACATGCTGGAACGCAAAGTCCAAGTGGAATTGACAGAATCCGGCCGCAAAGTGGAACATCCTGCGGAGGAAGTCACCGTTGTCAGATGA
- the tmk gene encoding dTMP kinase: protein MNGWLITFEGPEGGGKSTQVQRLAAYLRSMNLPCTLLREPGGTPIGDRIRQILLDPTLREMTQRTEILLYAASRAQLVEERILPALKRGDVVLCDRFVDSSLVYQGYAPEWDLDEVKAINRIATGGLRPHRTYLLDLPVDESERRLKKRGKLADRIEQKGQGYHERVREGFLRLAAADPQRYVVVDATDSEDRVFERIRADLAAFLGIEEKEVDR from the coding sequence TTGAACGGTTGGTTGATTACGTTTGAAGGACCGGAAGGCGGCGGAAAATCGACACAGGTTCAACGTTTGGCCGCTTATTTGCGATCAATGAACTTGCCCTGCACACTGTTGCGAGAACCGGGAGGAACCCCGATCGGCGATCGGATTCGCCAGATTTTGCTGGACCCTACCTTGAGGGAAATGACGCAACGAACGGAAATCCTGCTGTATGCTGCCTCGCGGGCACAATTGGTGGAGGAGCGCATTTTGCCCGCGCTTAAACGGGGTGATGTGGTGCTGTGCGATCGATTTGTCGACTCCAGTTTGGTGTATCAAGGATATGCACCGGAATGGGATCTGGACGAAGTGAAGGCGATCAACCGCATTGCGACGGGTGGACTTCGACCCCACCGGACATATCTGCTGGATTTGCCTGTGGATGAAAGCGAAAGGCGCTTGAAAAAAAGAGGAAAGCTTGCGGATCGGATCGAACAAAAAGGGCAAGGATACCATGAGCGAGTACGGGAAGGCTTTCTCCGGCTGGCGGCGGCCGACCCTCAACGATATGTGGTGGTGGATGCCACCGATTCGGAGGATCGGGTGTTTGAGCGGATCCGGGCTGATCTTGCGGCATTTTTGGGTATTGAAGAGAAGGAGGTTGACCGGTGA
- a CDS encoding haloacid dehalogenase-like hydrolase: MTQVKRILDATQEELTRYSGRQLLESIRAAEGRTVVAETVVTVPPLVDGCSNPELAAAFGADLLLLNLYDVERPMVTGFPSRTPIPDLPEPLKGWEHHLGWGVTAEQVKRVTGRPVGINLEPATRHTVSPGRLATADNAVKAREQGVDFVTVTGNPETGVTMEAIIDVLRTIRAAVGEDLILMAGKMHGAGTGTDHWLSEEQIARIAEVGCDVLLLPHAGTVPGVNYRQLIRWIDAAHEVGMLVMLTVGTSQEGAAPSLLETLAVTGKECGADLYHIGDAGFSGMAPPENIMAYSIALRGKRHTYRRMAKR, from the coding sequence ATGACCCAGGTGAAACGGATTTTAGACGCCACACAGGAAGAGTTGACCCGTTACTCCGGTCGTCAGCTGCTGGAGTCCATCCGGGCAGCGGAGGGAAGAACGGTCGTGGCTGAAACGGTGGTAACCGTACCACCATTGGTTGATGGTTGCAGCAACCCCGAATTGGCGGCTGCCTTCGGTGCCGATCTGTTGCTGTTGAACTTGTATGATGTGGAGAGGCCTATGGTGACAGGATTCCCCTCCCGTACCCCGATACCGGATCTGCCTGAGCCATTGAAGGGATGGGAACATCACCTGGGCTGGGGAGTAACGGCGGAACAAGTGAAACGGGTAACCGGCAGGCCGGTGGGAATCAATTTGGAACCTGCCACCAGGCATACAGTATCGCCGGGAAGATTGGCCACGGCGGACAATGCGGTCAAAGCCCGCGAACAAGGAGTCGATTTCGTCACGGTGACCGGGAATCCTGAAACCGGGGTGACAATGGAGGCGATCATCGACGTCTTGCGTACGATACGTGCGGCTGTAGGAGAAGACCTCATTCTCATGGCCGGCAAAATGCACGGGGCGGGTACGGGTACGGACCATTGGCTGTCTGAAGAACAAATCGCCCGCATTGCCGAAGTTGGATGTGATGTCTTGTTGCTGCCGCATGCCGGTACGGTTCCGGGAGTGAACTATCGGCAGCTGATCCGCTGGATTGATGCTGCACACGAAGTGGGAATGCTGGTGATGCTTACCGTCGGCACATCGCAGGAAGGGGCAGCACCTTCACTGTTGGAGACGCTGGCGGTTACGGGCAAAGAATGTGGAGCGGACTTGTACCATATCGGCGATGCTGGCTTTTCGGGCATGGCACCGCCGGAAAACATTATGGCCTACTCCATCGCGCTCAGGGGAAAACGTCATACGTATCGGCGAATGGCGAAGCGGTGA
- a CDS encoding sigma factor G inhibitor Gin, with translation MQERVMPFRCIVCDQRHWDGITVMEEFICGRCEREMIRTPVEHEKYPFFVVQMRKIWLKEQA, from the coding sequence TTGCAGGAACGTGTGATGCCCTTTCGTTGTATCGTGTGTGATCAGCGTCATTGGGACGGGATTACGGTAATGGAAGAATTCATTTGCGGGCGTTGTGAGCGTGAGATGATCCGCACACCCGTCGAACACGAAAAGTATCCGTTTTTCGTCGTTCAGATGCGGAAAATTTGGCTGAAAGAGCAGGCATAA
- the holB gene encoding DNA polymerase III subunit delta' produces the protein MAFGDVVGQEHVARFLQNGLRTDRLAHAYAFVGPSGTGRKQMALELAKALHCERLSGDACGECRNCRRIDHGNHPDVTMITPDGQSIKIEQVRQLQRAFQYSAEKGATRVAILEQADKLTVQAANSLLKFLEEPSLRMVVVLIAENVHALLPTIRSRCQLLRFTPLSPHVIAQSLEQEGISPTLARIAGHLSQGLGQARKLASGDGFAQLCERVIKWSEELLSTRSAALVTLQTEWMDREASKETLETMLDLMLLWLRDLLRVKLGSAGEPVFVEWSAVRERQAAQWTISHLIHAMESILHARRQLAGPMQPQAVLDQMVLVMQEGSVHVGSRRSPLQASG, from the coding sequence ATGGCGTTTGGGGATGTTGTCGGACAGGAGCATGTGGCTCGCTTTCTGCAAAACGGATTGCGCACCGACCGTTTGGCGCATGCCTATGCCTTCGTCGGACCGTCCGGCACAGGACGCAAACAGATGGCGCTGGAGCTGGCCAAGGCACTTCATTGTGAGCGGTTGTCCGGCGACGCTTGCGGTGAATGCCGAAATTGCCGCCGGATCGATCACGGTAATCATCCCGATGTAACGATGATTACGCCTGATGGCCAATCGATCAAAATCGAACAGGTTCGCCAGTTGCAACGGGCGTTTCAATACAGTGCAGAAAAAGGGGCGACACGCGTAGCCATACTGGAGCAGGCGGACAAACTGACGGTGCAGGCGGCCAACAGTTTGTTGAAGTTTTTGGAGGAACCCTCTCTGCGTATGGTCGTTGTTCTGATTGCGGAAAATGTACATGCACTGTTGCCGACGATACGCTCACGTTGCCAGTTGCTCCGATTCACTCCTCTCTCTCCCCATGTCATCGCACAATCTTTGGAGCAAGAAGGAATTTCCCCAACACTGGCCCGCATCGCCGGTCATTTGAGCCAAGGTTTGGGACAGGCACGAAAGTTGGCTTCCGGGGATGGATTTGCCCAGCTTTGTGAGCGGGTGATAAAATGGAGTGAGGAACTGTTATCGACAAGGTCGGCAGCGCTTGTTACCCTGCAAACAGAGTGGATGGATCGGGAAGCGTCAAAAGAAACGCTGGAAACGATGCTTGACCTGATGCTGCTCTGGTTGCGGGATTTACTCCGTGTCAAGTTGGGGAGCGCAGGCGAGCCGGTCTTTGTCGAATGGAGTGCCGTCAGGGAGCGTCAAGCCGCTCAATGGACCATTTCTCACCTGATACATGCGATGGAGTCCATTCTTCATGCCCGACGGCAGTTGGCTGGGCCCATGCAACCCCAAGCGGTGTTGGATCAAATGGTCCTGGTCATGCAGGAGGGATCTGTCCATGTTGGCAGTCGTAGGAGTCCGCTTCAGGCAAGCGGGTAA
- a CDS encoding cyclic-di-AMP receptor encodes MKLIIAVVQDKDSHRLAQALIEEELRVTKLASTGGFLKSGNTTFLIGVDDEHVNRVLNIIQHNCQSRKRLMLPMGDSADAYPSPPVEVQVGGATVFVLPVERFEQY; translated from the coding sequence GTGAAGCTGATTATTGCCGTCGTGCAGGACAAAGACAGCCATCGTCTTGCCCAGGCGCTCATCGAAGAAGAATTACGGGTGACCAAATTGGCAAGTACCGGTGGGTTTTTAAAATCCGGCAACACGACGTTTCTCATCGGTGTGGATGATGAACACGTGAACCGGGTGCTCAATATCATCCAACATAATTGCCAATCCCGAAAACGCCTGATGTTACCGATGGGCGACAGTGCCGATGCGTACCCGTCGCCGCCGGTTGAGGTACAGGTGGGGGGCGCTACGGTATTCGTCCTGCCGGTGGAACGGTTTGAACAATACTGA
- a CDS encoding PTS transporter subunit EIIC → MLGKLQQVGKAFMLPIAVMPAAAILFRLGALLSDPNLVAKGSIWFQVGEVLSKGAGAIFDNLPLLFAVGVTVGMTGGAGAAALAAVVGYMVLKAVVGVHDTEDTKLDTGVLGGIITGLVTAYLYRKYHDIRLPDWLQFFGGKRFVPIVTSVVMIGIGVVFLFVWPEVQKGIQAAGDWLIGVGSIGLFVYGLLNRLLIPFGLHHILNTLVWYTVGTFTKGGHTYTGDLTRFFAGDPTAGSFMAGFYPIMMFALPAAALAMIHAAKPSKRAAVRGVLLSVALTAFLTGITEPIEYMFMFLAPVLYGIHALLTGTSMALLYLLDIRHGFGFSAGFIDYVINYPLAHNAFWIIPIGLVYAALYYVIFRFAIEKWDLPTPGRLEEGEDGESPVAIGKNDEDEEALAVLRALGGKENIEQLDACITRLRLTVKDEGKLDTEALKRLGASGVVRLGKGNYQAVFGTRSELLKDRILKWMEREDEG, encoded by the coding sequence ATCTTGGGAAAACTGCAGCAGGTGGGAAAAGCGTTCATGCTGCCGATTGCGGTGATGCCGGCGGCAGCTATCCTCTTCAGGCTGGGCGCGTTGTTGAGTGATCCGAATCTCGTTGCCAAGGGGAGTATCTGGTTTCAAGTCGGGGAAGTGTTAAGCAAAGGGGCGGGCGCCATTTTCGACAACCTTCCCCTCTTGTTCGCTGTCGGTGTAACCGTGGGCATGACCGGCGGAGCCGGTGCGGCTGCACTGGCGGCAGTGGTAGGTTATATGGTACTCAAAGCAGTTGTCGGTGTGCACGACACGGAAGACACCAAGTTGGACACGGGAGTGCTGGGCGGCATTATCACCGGTTTGGTCACTGCTTATCTGTATCGCAAATACCACGATATACGTTTGCCTGACTGGTTGCAGTTTTTCGGAGGAAAACGGTTTGTCCCCATTGTGACGTCTGTGGTGATGATCGGAATCGGCGTCGTGTTTTTGTTTGTGTGGCCTGAAGTGCAAAAGGGAATCCAAGCAGCAGGAGATTGGTTGATCGGGGTTGGTTCGATCGGATTATTCGTCTACGGTCTGCTTAACCGGTTGTTGATCCCCTTTGGATTGCACCACATCCTGAACACGTTGGTGTGGTATACTGTCGGAACGTTTACAAAAGGTGGACACACCTATACGGGAGACCTGACGCGCTTTTTCGCAGGTGACCCGACAGCGGGGTCGTTTATGGCCGGTTTTTATCCTATTATGATGTTTGCTTTGCCAGCTGCCGCCTTGGCTATGATCCACGCCGCCAAGCCGTCAAAGAGGGCCGCGGTACGCGGCGTGTTGTTGAGTGTGGCGTTGACCGCCTTTTTGACCGGAATTACGGAGCCGATCGAGTATATGTTCATGTTTTTGGCCCCGGTATTATACGGAATTCACGCTTTATTGACCGGGACTTCGATGGCCCTCTTGTATTTGTTGGATATCCGGCACGGCTTCGGTTTCTCAGCCGGGTTTATCGACTACGTCATCAACTATCCGTTGGCACATAACGCCTTTTGGATCATTCCCATCGGATTGGTTTATGCCGCTTTGTATTATGTGATTTTCCGGTTTGCCATCGAAAAATGGGATCTGCCCACGCCCGGCAGGTTGGAAGAGGGGGAAGACGGGGAATCGCCGGTTGCCATTGGCAAAAATGATGAGGATGAGGAGGCACTCGCCGTGTTGCGAGCGCTCGGCGGCAAGGAGAATATCGAGCAGCTGGATGCCTGTATCACGCGGTTGCGGTTGACCGTCAAAGATGAGGGAAAACTGGATACCGAGGCGCTGAAACGGTTGGGTGCGTCCGGTGTGGTCAGGTTAGGTAAGGGGAACTATCAAGCCGTGTTTGGCACACGATCCGAACTGTTGAAGGATCGGATTCTGAAATGGATGGAACGCGAGGATGAAGGATGA
- a CDS encoding aminotransferase class I/II-fold pyridoxal phosphate-dependent enzyme, whose product MLDHFRAPLYEALCSHCSHSRGNYHVPGHKQGRAFDEEGLRHFRSILEIDLTEVGALDDLHDAQGVIAEAQSLAADAFGADRTFFLVGGTTAGILATILSICRHGDMLAVQRHSHQSVFHACRLAGVQPVYLGSCLDPVTGLDCGIDVGQLEEVLHRFPGIKGVVITSPSYFGVVQPVKTIAAICHQYGVPLVVDEAHGAHLPFSDQLPLSAMQAGADVAVQSTHKMLPAMTMSSMLHVKGDAIDPEDLVSWLRVIQSSSPSYPLMASLDLARRYMMTRGREELSRVIGAALRLRGRVSKLAHLEPLSAKSQDPLKLAIQAKKRISGYRMLEWLEQHGIYAELADHQSVLFVFSIGTRESDWALLWETLRRLDREIPDMAEESPWSVPDLRAWTLADRPLHELMAAKKTNVPLRSAAGRISGAMVVPYPPGIPLLLPGEPVTEEKVSYMERVVERGGKIRGLSGRFPFSLSVLQ is encoded by the coding sequence TTGCTCGACCATTTTCGGGCGCCACTGTATGAAGCGCTCTGCTCTCATTGTTCACATTCCCGTGGGAATTATCATGTCCCGGGTCACAAACAAGGTCGTGCATTTGATGAGGAGGGCCTCCGGCATTTTCGTTCCATTTTGGAGATCGACCTGACAGAGGTGGGGGCCTTGGATGATCTGCACGACGCCCAAGGTGTGATTGCTGAGGCACAGTCGTTGGCGGCTGACGCTTTCGGTGCGGATCGGACGTTTTTTTTGGTAGGGGGCACCACAGCGGGTATTTTGGCGACGATTCTGAGCATCTGCCGACATGGAGATATGCTTGCTGTTCAGCGTCATTCGCATCAATCCGTGTTTCACGCCTGTCGTTTGGCAGGTGTTCAACCAGTGTATCTCGGCTCCTGTCTCGATCCGGTCACCGGATTGGACTGTGGAATCGATGTTGGGCAGTTAGAAGAAGTGCTTCACCGTTTCCCAGGGATCAAAGGGGTGGTGATCACCAGCCCTTCTTATTTTGGCGTAGTACAACCCGTAAAAACCATCGCGGCGATCTGCCATCAATACGGTGTGCCGTTGGTGGTGGACGAAGCCCACGGAGCGCATTTGCCTTTTTCTGATCAACTGCCATTGTCGGCCATGCAGGCTGGTGCCGATGTGGCGGTGCAGTCAACTCACAAAATGTTACCGGCGATGACCATGTCGTCGATGTTGCATGTGAAAGGTGACGCCATTGATCCGGAGGATCTCGTCTCATGGCTGCGTGTCATCCAATCCAGCAGTCCGTCCTATCCATTGATGGCTTCGCTGGATCTGGCCAGGCGCTACATGATGACCCGTGGCAGGGAGGAACTTTCACGTGTCATCGGGGCTGCTCTTCGCCTGCGGGGGCGGGTGTCCAAGCTGGCTCATCTGGAACCGTTGTCCGCTAAGAGTCAAGATCCGCTGAAGCTGGCGATTCAGGCCAAAAAACGGATATCGGGCTATCGAATGTTGGAGTGGTTGGAGCAGCACGGGATCTATGCAGAACTTGCTGATCATCAATCCGTCCTGTTCGTCTTTTCCATAGGGACGAGGGAAAGTGATTGGGCGTTGCTGTGGGAGACCTTGCGGCGACTGGACCGGGAAATTCCCGATATGGCCGAAGAGAGTCCTTGGTCCGTCCCGGATTTGCGTGCGTGGACGCTGGCCGATCGACCGCTTCATGAGTTGATGGCGGCCAAGAAAACCAATGTGCCGCTCCGCTCTGCAGCCGGGAGGATATCCGGTGCAATGGTGGTGCCGTATCCTCCGGGAATCCCGTTGTTGTTGCCCGGTGAGCCCGTAACAGAAGAAAAGGTGTCGTATATGGAACGAGTGGTGGAACGGGGTGGAAAAATTCGGGGGCTTTCCGGACGTTTCCCCTTTTCGCTATCCGTGTTACAGTGA
- the yabA gene encoding DNA replication initiation control protein YabA, with protein sequence MDKQAIFTQVSQIEERIGDLYTELGGLKEQIVQLIEENTRLVMENQNLREQLKKLSRTEEGKHVRKRSEEAGGEGYDNLTRLYNEGFHICNVHYGSLRSDGDCLFCLSFLNK encoded by the coding sequence GTGGACAAACAGGCGATTTTTACCCAAGTGTCCCAAATCGAAGAACGCATCGGCGATCTTTATACCGAATTGGGAGGCCTCAAGGAACAGATTGTCCAGCTGATCGAAGAAAATACGCGTCTGGTGATGGAAAACCAGAACTTACGCGAACAATTGAAGAAGTTGAGCCGGACGGAAGAAGGAAAACATGTGCGAAAACGTTCCGAGGAAGCGGGAGGAGAGGGGTATGACAACCTAACCCGCCTCTACAACGAAGGGTTTCACATCTGCAATGTGCATTACGGTAGTTTGCGCTCAGATGGAGATTGTTTGTTCTGTCTGTCCTTTTTGAACAAATGA
- a CDS encoding AbrB/MazE/SpoVT family DNA-binding domain-containing protein gives MLKSTGIVRKVDELGRVVIPIELRRTLGIGEKDALEIYVDGERIVLKKYEPACIFTGEVDNTVRYRNKVVSKKCIEEMYQLLQKEREGVTAE, from the coding sequence ATGCTCAAATCTACGGGTATCGTACGCAAGGTGGACGAGCTGGGACGTGTGGTGATTCCGATCGAACTTCGTCGAACCCTGGGAATCGGCGAAAAAGACGCTTTGGAAATTTACGTGGACGGAGAGCGCATCGTACTCAAAAAATATGAACCGGCCTGCATCTTTACTGGTGAAGTGGACAACACCGTTCGTTACAGAAACAAAGTGGTCAGTAAGAAATGCATCGAAGAAATGTACCAACTGTTGCAAAAAGAGAGAGAAGGTGTTACTGCTGAATAA
- the rsmI gene encoding 16S rRNA (cytidine(1402)-2'-O)-methyltransferase, which yields MQVQKSFDHTGGILYIVGTPIGNLDDWTPRAKNAFETADVIAAEDTRHTQKLLNRFGIRKPLISYHEHNRHTREKELIDRLKQGETVALVSDAGMPGISDPGEELIRSAIACDIPVIPVPGPNAAVTALVASGLPPQPFLFLGFLPRNTREREEVCRRWRRVEATLVCYEAPHRLKAMLQTVLEVMGDRRVALARELTKRHEEWLRGTVSECLQWLEDHPPRGEYTVVIAGWEGETPSMDDSEETAWWQSLTVIEHVKHYLAQGETKKVAIQRTAQDRGLPKREVYNLYHREQD from the coding sequence TTGCAGGTGCAAAAGAGTTTTGATCACACGGGCGGTATATTGTACATCGTGGGCACACCGATCGGCAACTTGGACGATTGGACTCCGAGAGCCAAAAACGCATTTGAAACAGCCGATGTCATCGCCGCCGAAGACACACGCCACACGCAAAAACTGCTGAACCGATTCGGCATTCGAAAACCGCTCATCAGTTACCATGAACATAATCGTCACACTCGGGAAAAGGAATTGATCGATCGTCTGAAACAAGGAGAAACAGTCGCTCTCGTGAGCGATGCCGGTATGCCCGGAATCTCCGATCCGGGGGAGGAATTGATCCGGTCAGCGATTGCGTGCGACATCCCCGTCATTCCCGTTCCGGGTCCCAATGCGGCAGTAACGGCTCTCGTCGCATCTGGCCTGCCCCCCCAACCGTTCCTCTTTTTGGGTTTTTTACCCCGGAACACCCGTGAACGGGAAGAGGTTTGTCGTCGATGGAGAAGGGTGGAGGCCACGTTGGTCTGTTACGAAGCCCCGCACCGGCTGAAGGCCATGTTGCAAACGGTACTGGAAGTGATGGGTGACAGGCGTGTGGCTTTGGCACGTGAACTGACGAAACGACATGAGGAGTGGTTACGCGGTACGGTGAGCGAGTGTCTTCAATGGCTGGAGGATCACCCACCACGCGGGGAGTATACGGTTGTCATCGCCGGTTGGGAAGGGGAGACGCCTTCCATGGACGATTCGGAGGAAACCGCTTGGTGGCAGTCATTGACTGTCATAGAGCATGTGAAACATTATCTCGCACAAGGGGAAACCAAAAAAGTGGCGATCCAGCGAACAGCACAAGATCGTGGTTTACCCAAACGGGAAGTGTACAATCTGTATCACCGAGAGCAGGATTAA